A single Symbiobacterium thermophilum IAM 14863 DNA region contains:
- a CDS encoding spore germination protein: MTIEFHIHMIKVNGIDSSSAFTIGTNLLIGFGSQSKSVSGGNAVTGDYSSLPSLVNAIDDRDYIDTPAWQVAQAE; this comes from the coding sequence TTGACCATCGAGTTTCACATCCATATGATCAAGGTGAACGGGATCGATTCGTCGTCCGCGTTCACCATCGGTACCAATCTGCTGATCGGTTTCGGCAGCCAGAGCAAATCGGTCAGCGGGGGCAACGCGGTCACGGGCGATTACAGCAGCCTGCCGAGCCTTGTTAACGCCATCGATGACCGCGACTACATCGACACCCCCGCCTGGCAGGTCGCCCAGGCGGAGTGA
- a CDS encoding Hsp20/alpha crystallin family protein produces MNDPGKVVQRIAEQLEALGDAFGEELFRELGRAGTPRPKGQSGGRIGGRARTGAAAGPPLDIYVTPSEVVVEAILPGLGGPHQVTVSLAGPAELLIEAFLPDRLPDGLYIQRERFVGYCVRMVTLPATVLPAASARYRHGILQLRFPRATPGSGGEGVAVLHVPPTGG; encoded by the coding sequence GTGAACGACCCGGGTAAGGTCGTGCAGCGCATTGCCGAGCAACTGGAAGCGCTGGGTGACGCGTTCGGCGAGGAGTTATTTCGGGAGCTGGGCCGGGCGGGAACGCCCCGGCCGAAGGGGCAGTCGGGCGGCAGGATCGGGGGCCGCGCCAGGACCGGGGCCGCGGCCGGCCCCCCGCTCGACATCTACGTGACCCCCTCTGAGGTGGTGGTGGAGGCGATCCTGCCGGGGCTGGGCGGCCCTCACCAGGTGACCGTCAGCCTGGCGGGCCCCGCCGAGCTGCTGATCGAGGCGTTCCTGCCCGACCGCCTGCCCGACGGGCTGTACATACAGCGCGAGCGGTTCGTCGGCTACTGCGTGCGTATGGTCACGCTGCCCGCCACCGTGCTGCCCGCGGCGTCGGCCCGGTACCGTCATGGAATCCTGCAGCTGCGGTTTCCGCGGGCCACCCCGGGATCCGGCGGAGAGGGCGTGGCGGTGCTCCACGTCCCGCCGACGGGCGGCTGA
- the mscL gene encoding large conductance mechanosensitive channel protein MscL yields the protein MLSEFKRFALRGNVLDLAVGVVIGAAFNQIVNSLVNDVIMPPLGFLVGKMDFSNLYLNLSLTPYASLAEAREAGAPVIAYGLFLNNLLNFLIVAFAVFLLVRQVNRWRPTPPPEPPKTKECPYCLSTVPVKATRCAHCTSDLTAES from the coding sequence ATGCTGTCTGAGTTCAAGCGGTTCGCGCTGAGGGGAAACGTGCTGGATCTGGCCGTCGGCGTGGTGATCGGGGCGGCGTTCAACCAGATCGTCAACTCGCTGGTCAACGACGTGATCATGCCACCGCTGGGATTCCTGGTCGGCAAGATGGACTTCTCGAACCTGTACCTCAACCTGAGCCTGACGCCCTACGCCTCGCTGGCCGAGGCGCGCGAGGCCGGGGCCCCCGTCATTGCCTACGGCCTCTTCCTCAACAACCTGCTCAACTTCCTCATCGTCGCCTTCGCCGTGTTCCTGCTGGTCCGCCAGGTCAACCGGTGGCGCCCGACGCCCCCGCCCGAGCCGCCCAAGACCAAGGAGTGCCCCTACTGCCTCTCCACGGTGCCCGTCAAGGCGACGCGGTGTGCCCACTGCACATCTGACCTCACCGCCGAAAGCTAA
- a CDS encoding ATP-binding protein: protein MRPAWLEDLIFKYRSSIANLFVLHFNVNDYAGPDNRRVRDVVIQDFLENPAYAPKGKPRRVVAIYNRAEGITFARPGMREEFIRILTGERVGPEDPIKLPVAPGQAFALLDRLIYSEPAAVLIEQAETVLPAEDLAHMDQEELRALTFVKKWAGDVRLNRMGSPVVLLAGSLAELHPHLRLASTKIETILVPLPDLEARLNYIEAMVEKRKLELAVDIQDLANATAGLSRILIEDIGLRAEATGQPVTLDFVRDRKESLIRAEFGDVLEIVEPRFDFTALGGLTEAKLFAARNIVVPLRTGNYRRVPLGVLLTGPSGTGKSAFFYALVAEAGVNGVKLNFGKILGPYVGLSEQNLEKALLGIQSLAPCLVLIDEIDQLLQRGSGGDSGVQQRLFARMLDFMSNPHNRGRIVFVAATNRPDLIDPALKRPGRFDRKIPFLLPGWAERVAILQAVQKRYGMAGEPDWEEAARRTEGYTGAELESVVLKAWELAEDAGRAEITREDIEGALERIRPSTAQVEFMTDLAILECDDKDVLPPEFRDLLDDRRALEERVQRYKLMNLR from the coding sequence ATGCGCCCGGCGTGGCTCGAGGACCTGATCTTCAAGTACCGAAGCTCCATCGCCAACCTGTTCGTGCTGCACTTCAACGTCAACGACTACGCGGGCCCGGACAACCGGCGGGTGCGCGACGTGGTGATTCAGGACTTCCTGGAGAACCCCGCCTACGCCCCGAAGGGGAAGCCCCGCCGGGTGGTGGCGATCTACAACCGCGCCGAGGGCATCACCTTCGCCCGGCCGGGGATGCGGGAGGAGTTCATCCGCATTCTGACGGGGGAGCGGGTGGGTCCGGAGGATCCGATCAAGCTGCCGGTCGCCCCGGGCCAGGCGTTTGCCCTGCTCGACAGGCTGATCTACAGCGAGCCGGCGGCGGTGCTCATCGAACAGGCGGAGACCGTTCTGCCGGCGGAGGATCTGGCCCACATGGATCAGGAGGAGCTCCGGGCGCTCACCTTCGTGAAGAAGTGGGCGGGGGACGTGCGGCTCAACCGGATGGGCAGCCCGGTCGTGCTGCTGGCCGGGTCTCTGGCGGAGCTGCACCCGCACCTGCGGTTGGCCTCCACCAAGATCGAGACGATCCTGGTGCCGCTGCCCGACCTGGAGGCCCGCCTGAACTACATCGAGGCCATGGTCGAGAAGCGGAAGCTGGAACTGGCCGTGGACATCCAGGACCTGGCCAACGCCACCGCCGGCCTCTCCCGGATCCTGATCGAGGACATCGGCCTCCGGGCCGAGGCCACGGGGCAGCCTGTCACCCTCGACTTCGTCCGGGACCGTAAGGAGTCGCTGATCCGGGCCGAGTTCGGCGACGTGTTGGAGATCGTCGAGCCCCGCTTCGACTTCACCGCCCTGGGCGGGCTGACCGAGGCGAAGCTGTTCGCCGCCCGGAACATCGTGGTGCCCCTGCGCACCGGCAACTACCGGCGGGTGCCGCTGGGCGTGCTGCTCACCGGCCCCTCGGGCACCGGCAAGTCGGCGTTCTTCTACGCCCTGGTGGCGGAGGCCGGCGTCAATGGGGTCAAGCTCAACTTCGGCAAGATCCTCGGCCCGTACGTGGGCCTCTCGGAGCAGAACCTGGAGAAGGCGCTCCTGGGCATCCAGTCACTGGCCCCGTGCCTGGTCCTGATCGACGAGATCGACCAGCTGCTGCAGCGGGGGAGCGGAGGCGACTCGGGGGTGCAGCAGCGGCTCTTCGCCCGCATGCTGGACTTCATGTCGAACCCCCACAACCGCGGGCGCATCGTCTTCGTGGCGGCCACCAACCGCCCGGACCTGATCGACCCGGCCCTGAAGCGGCCCGGCCGCTTCGACCGGAAGATCCCCTTCCTGCTGCCGGGCTGGGCCGAGCGGGTGGCGATCCTGCAGGCGGTGCAGAAGCGCTACGGCATGGCCGGGGAGCCCGACTGGGAGGAGGCCGCCCGCCGGACCGAAGGCTACACCGGCGCCGAGCTGGAGTCGGTGGTGCTGAAGGCCTGGGAGCTGGCCGAGGACGCCGGGCGGGCCGAGATTACCCGGGAGGACATCGAGGGCGCCCTGGAGCGGATCCGTCCCTCCACGGCGCAGGTGGAGTTCATGACCGACCTGGCGATCCTGGAGTGCGACGACAAGGATGTGCTTCCCCCGGAGTTCCGGGACCTGCTGGACGACCGCAGGGCCCTGGAGGAGCGGGTGCAGCGCTATAAGTTGATGAACCTGCGCTAA
- the recG gene encoding ATP-dependent DNA helicase RecG produces MTPTSGGDAKRGAQRYFGDPLSMPVQYLKGIGPARARDLAKQGIATVRDLIERVPRAYRDYSQIKPIAQAQNGQPESLMGTVVMVDDRRVRGNLHLTRVIISDGSGTAAGVWFNQPWQAKRFPVGMKVLFAGTVERRGAQIQITNPEWEIIDEESSSDPLHAGRIVPVYPLTGGLNPRDVRRAVYLALQTAADLMPDTIPGPVRERQGLMPAAEAWRAIHFPDSGGQRERARATLAFEELFVLQVGLALVRRQTVVEQAGIAHGPDGEVTRRLRAGLPFRLTAAQERVIRQVAADMESSRPMNRLVQGDVGSGKTMVAVFALAKAVDSGHQGALMAPTEILAEQHYLNLRRIFAPLGVEVVLVSGSLTKKERDANLGLLQMGAAHIAVGTHALIEDRVAFKDLSLVITDEQHRFGVRQRARLQQKGEVMPDTLVMTATPIPRTLALTLYGDLDVSVIDELPPGRRPVGTYWRPESARRQVYDHLMRTEVPAGRQGYVVCPLIEESDKLQAQAATEWYERLKAQYPDVRLGLLHGRLRPAEKEAVMEAFRAGEIQVLVTTTVIEVGVDVPNATMMIIEGADRFGLAQLHQLRGRVGRGSHQSYCVLIADPKTAEARERLMIMQKYSDGFALAEKDLELRGPGEFFGTRQHGMPDLKVANPIADLAILERARAEAMRLVEEDPHLRLPEHQALRQAVKERLGEQFGFILVS; encoded by the coding sequence GTGACACCCACCAGCGGCGGTGATGCAAAGCGCGGCGCACAGCGCTATTTTGGCGATCCCCTGAGCATGCCCGTGCAGTACCTGAAGGGCATCGGCCCGGCGCGCGCCAGGGACCTGGCCAAGCAGGGGATCGCCACCGTGCGCGACCTGATCGAGCGGGTTCCCCGGGCGTACCGGGATTACTCCCAGATCAAGCCCATCGCCCAGGCCCAGAATGGCCAGCCCGAGTCGCTGATGGGCACGGTGGTGATGGTCGACGACCGGCGGGTGCGGGGCAACCTGCACCTGACCCGGGTCATCATCTCCGACGGCTCCGGCACCGCCGCCGGGGTCTGGTTCAACCAGCCCTGGCAGGCCAAGCGCTTCCCCGTCGGCATGAAGGTCCTCTTCGCCGGGACGGTGGAGCGGCGGGGGGCCCAGATCCAGATCACCAATCCCGAGTGGGAGATCATCGACGAGGAATCGTCCTCCGACCCGCTGCACGCCGGCCGGATCGTGCCGGTCTACCCGCTCACCGGCGGGCTCAACCCCCGGGACGTGCGGCGGGCGGTTTACCTAGCCCTGCAGACGGCCGCGGATCTGATGCCCGACACCATCCCGGGGCCGGTCCGGGAGCGGCAGGGGCTGATGCCTGCGGCCGAGGCCTGGCGGGCCATCCACTTCCCCGACTCCGGGGGGCAGCGGGAGCGGGCCCGCGCCACCCTGGCCTTCGAGGAGCTGTTCGTGCTGCAGGTGGGCCTCGCCCTGGTCCGGCGGCAGACGGTGGTGGAGCAGGCGGGCATCGCCCACGGGCCCGACGGCGAGGTGACCCGCCGGCTGCGGGCGGGCCTGCCGTTCCGGCTCACGGCCGCGCAGGAGCGGGTGATCCGCCAGGTGGCGGCCGACATGGAGTCGTCCCGGCCCATGAACCGGCTCGTGCAGGGGGATGTGGGCTCCGGCAAGACGATGGTGGCCGTCTTCGCCCTGGCCAAGGCGGTGGACTCCGGCCACCAGGGCGCCCTGATGGCCCCGACGGAGATCCTGGCTGAGCAGCACTACCTGAACCTGCGCCGCATCTTCGCCCCGCTGGGGGTGGAGGTGGTGCTGGTGAGCGGCAGCCTCACCAAGAAGGAGCGGGACGCGAACCTGGGGCTGCTGCAGATGGGCGCGGCCCACATCGCGGTGGGCACCCATGCGCTCATCGAGGACCGGGTGGCCTTCAAGGATCTGAGCCTCGTGATCACCGACGAGCAGCACCGCTTCGGCGTGCGCCAGCGGGCGCGCCTGCAGCAGAAGGGCGAGGTGATGCCGGACACGCTGGTGATGACCGCCACGCCCATCCCGCGCACCCTGGCGCTCACGCTGTACGGCGACCTGGACGTCTCGGTGATCGACGAGCTGCCCCCGGGGCGGCGGCCGGTCGGCACGTACTGGCGGCCGGAATCGGCGCGCCGGCAGGTCTACGACCACCTGATGCGCACCGAGGTGCCCGCCGGCCGGCAGGGCTACGTGGTCTGCCCCCTGATCGAGGAGTCGGACAAGCTCCAGGCCCAGGCGGCCACCGAGTGGTACGAGCGGCTGAAGGCGCAGTACCCGGACGTCCGGCTCGGCCTGCTCCACGGCCGGCTCAGGCCCGCTGAGAAGGAAGCGGTGATGGAGGCCTTCCGGGCCGGGGAGATTCAGGTGCTGGTGACGACCACGGTCATCGAGGTCGGCGTGGACGTGCCCAACGCCACCATGATGATCATCGAGGGGGCCGACCGCTTCGGCCTGGCGCAGCTGCACCAGCTGCGCGGGCGGGTGGGCCGCGGCAGCCACCAGTCCTACTGCGTCCTGATCGCCGATCCCAAGACCGCGGAGGCCCGGGAGCGGCTGATGATCATGCAGAAGTACAGCGACGGCTTCGCCCTGGCCGAGAAGGACCTGGAGCTCCGGGGCCCAGGCGAGTTCTTCGGCACCCGGCAGCACGGCATGCCCGACCTGAAGGTGGCCAACCCGATCGCCGACCTGGCCATCCTGGAGCGGGCGCGGGCCGAGGCGATGCGGCTGGTGGAGGAGGATCCGCACCTTCGCCTCCCCGAGCACCAGGCCCTGCGCCAGGCGGTGAAGGAGCGGCTGGGGGAGCAGTTCGGCTTCATCCTGGTCAGTTGA
- a CDS encoding alpha/beta fold hydrolase: MSLPCGIFGPPLAPAVLFLHGGGVSGWMWGPVVSRLQHRFRCLVPDLPGHGERTRETFTFGRAVAGLADLVRRVADGPVHVVGVSLGGQTALRLIAAHPELVGRALVSGTLTRPLPGVAPYRFLLRLTYPLARREWMIRANARALGIPPAYLEPFRSDTLRATAAGLEAVVAENMAFRPPEALSTSPVPLLALVGERERRLLRACARDLARTMPHARAYLVPGAGHTWCLEHPDLFARAVAAHLSDEPLPAELVPL; encoded by the coding sequence ATGTCATTGCCCTGCGGGATCTTCGGGCCCCCGTTGGCTCCGGCCGTCCTCTTCCTGCACGGCGGCGGCGTGAGCGGCTGGATGTGGGGGCCGGTGGTCAGCCGCCTCCAGCACCGCTTCCGCTGCCTGGTCCCGGACCTGCCCGGTCACGGAGAACGGACCCGTGAGACGTTCACCTTCGGGCGGGCGGTAGCGGGTCTGGCCGACCTGGTCCGCCGCGTCGCCGACGGCCCCGTGCACGTCGTCGGCGTGTCGCTTGGCGGCCAGACCGCTCTGCGGCTGATCGCCGCCCATCCGGAACTGGTTGGCCGGGCCCTCGTCTCAGGCACCCTGACCCGCCCCCTGCCCGGTGTTGCGCCATACCGGTTCCTCCTCCGCCTTACCTATCCGCTGGCGCGCAGGGAGTGGATGATCCGGGCCAACGCGCGGGCGCTGGGGATCCCGCCCGCCTACCTGGAGCCGTTCCGGAGCGACACGCTCCGGGCGACCGCCGCCGGGCTGGAGGCCGTGGTGGCGGAGAACATGGCGTTCCGGCCGCCCGAGGCGCTCTCCACCTCGCCGGTACCGCTGCTCGCCCTGGTGGGGGAGCGGGAGCGGCGGCTACTCCGCGCCTGCGCCCGCGACCTCGCCCGCACCATGCCCCACGCGAGGGCATACCTGGTCCCGGGCGCCGGGCACACCTGGTGCCTGGAGCACCCCGACCTGTTCGCCCGGGCAGTCGCCGCACACCTGTCGGATGAGCCGCTGCCCGCCGAGCTGGTCCCCCTCTGA
- a CDS encoding hemerythrin family protein, whose protein sequence is MALRWYSALETGIEEIDGQHRQLFEQIDRLLESAKSGAGQDACLRILDFLGGYVVEHFATEERYMERYGYPKKAEHKQQHAELVEYYRKMRARVEAEGAKPTLIIQLQHSLVEWLNNHILKSDRDLGDFLKSKR, encoded by the coding sequence ATGGCCCTCCGCTGGTACAGCGCACTGGAGACCGGAATCGAGGAGATCGACGGGCAGCACAGGCAGCTGTTCGAGCAGATCGACCGTCTGCTGGAATCCGCCAAGTCCGGCGCCGGGCAGGATGCGTGCCTGCGCATCCTGGACTTTCTGGGCGGTTACGTTGTCGAGCATTTCGCCACCGAGGAAAGGTACATGGAGCGCTACGGCTACCCCAAAAAGGCCGAGCACAAGCAGCAGCACGCGGAGCTGGTCGAGTATTACCGGAAGATGCGCGCGCGGGTTGAGGCCGAGGGTGCGAAACCGACCCTGATCATCCAGCTCCAGCATTCCCTGGTGGAGTGGCTGAACAACCACATCCTGAAGTCGGATCGCGATCTGGGCGACTTCCTGAAGTCGAAGCGGTGA
- a CDS encoding PspA/IM30 family protein has protein sequence MGFFARLARLIRGFFSLFIGGLEERNPEAMLEDLKNQLNAAKVRYHTTTANIIAREKTAAAKLKSAEKELEECRLQIQEAKRLNDRELALQLLIQEEHLEAAYNTALEAYNAIKAEADRAREEFKNFEAEMELKMSQIRQLKVQNELADLKKEMNALRSNYATETGAGRINEGLKQAEELIQGKLAKEEAIAELGQNSLDTRMRSLKGSMARRRAEEKLAALFGDEPAQMEEGRVVKERVQE, from the coding sequence ATGGGCTTCTTCGCACGTCTCGCCCGTTTGATCCGCGGCTTCTTCTCCCTCTTCATCGGCGGACTCGAGGAGAGAAACCCGGAGGCGATGCTCGAGGACCTGAAGAACCAGCTGAACGCCGCCAAGGTGCGGTACCACACGACCACGGCCAACATCATCGCCCGGGAGAAGACGGCGGCCGCCAAGCTGAAGTCCGCCGAGAAGGAGCTGGAGGAGTGCCGGCTGCAGATCCAGGAGGCCAAGCGGCTGAACGACCGCGAGCTGGCCCTGCAGCTGCTGATCCAGGAGGAGCACCTGGAGGCGGCCTACAACACCGCCCTGGAGGCGTACAACGCCATCAAGGCCGAGGCCGACCGGGCCCGGGAGGAGTTCAAGAACTTCGAGGCGGAGATGGAACTGAAGATGAGCCAGATCCGCCAGCTGAAGGTGCAGAACGAGCTGGCCGACCTGAAGAAGGAGATGAACGCGCTCCGGTCCAACTACGCCACCGAGACCGGCGCCGGCCGGATCAACGAGGGGCTCAAGCAGGCGGAGGAGCTGATCCAGGGCAAGCTGGCCAAGGAGGAGGCCATCGCCGAACTGGGCCAGAACTCGCTGGACACCCGCATGCGGAGCCTGAAGGGCTCCATGGCCCGGCGCCGGGCCGAGGAGAAGCTGGCCGCGCTCTTCGGCGACGAGCCGGCGCAGATGGAGGAGGGTCGGGTGGTCAAGGAGAGGGTGCAGGAGTAG
- a CDS encoding GNAT family N-acetyltransferase: MPGSRRRPDGLRRALVGSVEAFAAAVGARCLWLETSNLDDPAIQFYRRLGFRWCGLDVSL; the protein is encoded by the coding sequence CTGCCGGGATCACGACGGCGTCCGGACGGCCTGCGCCGGGCCCTGGTCGGATCGGTGGAGGCGTTCGCCGCGGCCGTAGGCGCCCGCTGCCTGTGGCTGGAGACCTCGAACCTCGACGATCCGGCGATCCAGTTCTACCGGCGGCTCGGGTTCCGCTGGTGCGGCCTGGACGTCTCCCTATAG
- a CDS encoding DJ-1/PfpI family protein, which yields MSAKKILMIVGDFVEDYEVMVPFQALQAVGHTVHAVCPGKKPGEKVRTAIHDFEGDQTYSEKPGHNFAVNADFDEVNPEDYDALVIPGGRAPEYLRLNDKVVAMVRHFGEANKPIAAICHGAQLLAAADVLKGKACSAYYACAPEVKLAGAEYVHLEADQAHTDGNLVTAPAWPAHPAWIAQFLKVLGTKIEL from the coding sequence ATGAGCGCGAAGAAGATCCTGATGATCGTTGGCGACTTCGTCGAGGACTACGAGGTCATGGTGCCGTTCCAGGCCCTGCAGGCGGTGGGCCACACGGTGCACGCCGTCTGCCCCGGCAAGAAGCCCGGCGAGAAGGTTCGCACGGCCATCCACGACTTTGAAGGCGACCAGACCTACAGCGAGAAGCCCGGCCACAACTTCGCCGTGAACGCCGACTTCGACGAGGTGAACCCCGAGGATTACGACGCGCTGGTGATCCCTGGCGGACGGGCGCCCGAGTACCTGCGGCTCAACGACAAGGTCGTCGCGATGGTGCGCCACTTCGGCGAGGCCAACAAGCCCATCGCGGCCATCTGCCATGGCGCCCAGCTGCTCGCGGCGGCCGACGTCCTGAAGGGAAAGGCCTGCTCCGCGTATTACGCCTGCGCCCCCGAGGTGAAGCTGGCAGGAGCCGAGTACGTGCACCTGGAGGCGGACCAGGCGCACACCGACGGCAACCTGGTCACCGCTCCGGCCTGGCCGGCGCACCCGGCCTGGATCGCCCAGTTCCTGAAGGTACTGGGGACGAAGATCGAACTGTAA
- a CDS encoding YeeE/YedE family protein — protein MIQVILAGGLTGILFGFVLQRGRFCMTSGFRDLFLTRDATLFKAYVLALAVQSTGIFVLQAAGIIRLGADPFQWLAAAVGGLIFGISLILSGGCASGTYYRIGEGMVGSLIAAVFFGIGALASRGSGILAPLAQRIQAHTLTVNGATSLHEALGVSPWVLVAGLWVAAILFLVRARRAPAPAWQPPVDESRSWLWRAVFGRGWSWQVTGLAVGLVAVLAWLTSVSTGRMGGLGITGATAGLLRLVVASGDVSALDWSAFLVLGIPVGSFIAARAAGEFRLRAPGPARLLQHIAGGLGMGFGATLARGCNIGNGLVAVSQFSLNGWTATLFIILGTWLGAYLFLVLPARRAESRQVASPGLAHGD, from the coding sequence GTGATCCAGGTGATCCTGGCCGGGGGGCTGACGGGGATTCTGTTCGGCTTCGTGCTGCAGCGGGGAAGGTTCTGCATGACCAGCGGCTTCCGCGATCTGTTCCTGACCCGGGATGCGACGCTGTTCAAGGCTTACGTGTTGGCCCTGGCGGTCCAGTCCACCGGCATCTTCGTCCTGCAGGCGGCAGGCATCATCCGGTTAGGTGCCGATCCATTCCAGTGGCTGGCGGCCGCGGTCGGCGGGCTGATCTTCGGTATCTCGCTGATTCTGTCCGGCGGGTGCGCCTCGGGTACATACTACCGCATCGGCGAGGGAATGGTGGGGTCGCTGATCGCCGCCGTCTTCTTCGGCATCGGCGCCCTGGCCTCCCGGGGAAGCGGGATCCTTGCGCCGCTGGCGCAGCGGATCCAGGCGCACACCCTGACCGTGAACGGCGCCACCAGCCTCCACGAAGCGCTGGGCGTGAGCCCGTGGGTCCTGGTGGCGGGGCTGTGGGTGGCGGCGATCCTGTTCCTGGTGCGCGCCCGGCGGGCTCCCGCCCCGGCCTGGCAGCCGCCGGTGGATGAGAGCCGATCCTGGCTCTGGCGGGCGGTCTTCGGCCGCGGCTGGTCCTGGCAGGTGACGGGACTGGCCGTGGGGCTGGTGGCGGTCCTCGCCTGGCTGACCTCGGTCAGCACCGGCCGAATGGGCGGCCTGGGAATCACCGGCGCCACGGCGGGGCTGCTGCGGTTGGTGGTGGCGTCCGGGGACGTCTCGGCGCTGGACTGGAGCGCCTTCCTGGTGCTGGGGATCCCTGTGGGCAGCTTCATCGCCGCCAGGGCGGCCGGCGAGTTCCGGCTGCGTGCGCCCGGCCCTGCCCGGCTGCTCCAGCACATCGCCGGTGGCCTGGGAATGGGCTTCGGCGCCACGCTGGCCCGGGGCTGCAACATCGGCAACGGGCTGGTGGCCGTCTCCCAGTTCTCGCTCAACGGCTGGACCGCCACCCTGTTCATCATCCTGGGCACGTGGCTGGGCGCCTACCTGTTCCTGGTGCTGCCCGCCCGCCGGGCGGAGAGCCGGCAGGTGGCGTCCCCCGGCCTGGCGCACGGCGACTGA
- a CDS encoding sulfurtransferase TusA family protein — MVAELHLDVLGEACPYPLIMAKQKINEVAPGGRLIIDFDCTQATETLPRWATESGHAVEEFRKTGPAQWRIVIRKQGDGSERVTPDDYTCSVPGQR, encoded by the coding sequence ATGGTTGCGGAGCTGCATCTGGACGTGTTGGGGGAAGCCTGCCCGTACCCGCTGATCATGGCCAAACAGAAGATCAACGAGGTGGCTCCCGGCGGCCGGCTGATCATCGATTTCGACTGCACCCAGGCCACCGAAACGCTGCCCCGTTGGGCCACCGAGTCGGGCCACGCGGTCGAGGAGTTCCGGAAGACCGGTCCGGCCCAGTGGCGGATCGTCATCCGCAAACAGGGGGATGGGTCGGAGCGGGTCACGCCCGACGACTACACCTGCTCCGTCCCCGGCCAGCGGTAG
- a CDS encoding biotin--[acetyl-CoA-carboxylase] ligase, whose protein sequence is MTSRTAPELLSLLTAAGGGWVSGAEISRRLGVSRTAIWKHIEALRLLGYEIEAAPRKGYRLVARPDLLTPEEVRAGLATRRLGRVVEYRETVGSTNDLAKEMARQGAPEGLLVLAEQQTAGKGRLGRSWTTPPGAAIAMSLVLRPDLPPHAAPRITLAAAVAVTEAVREAAGVAAGIKWPNDVQVNGRKLCGILTEMEAEMDRVAFVVLGIGLNVTLRREQMDPSFRETATSLALEGAPPVRRAALVQAILARFEAVYDELLGDRFDRVLDRWRALSVTLGQAVRALGLDGQPVLEGVAEEVDQEGALLVRDGAGQVHRVVSGEVSLRPAHAQDR, encoded by the coding sequence ATGACGTCACGCACCGCACCGGAGCTCCTGTCCCTGCTCACGGCCGCCGGCGGGGGATGGGTGAGTGGGGCGGAGATCTCCCGCCGGCTGGGGGTGAGCCGCACCGCCATCTGGAAGCACATAGAGGCCCTGCGGCTCCTGGGCTACGAGATCGAGGCGGCGCCCCGCAAGGGCTACAGGCTCGTCGCCAGGCCCGACCTGCTCACGCCCGAGGAGGTGCGGGCGGGCCTGGCCACCCGGCGGCTCGGCCGGGTGGTGGAGTACCGGGAGACCGTGGGCTCCACCAACGACCTGGCCAAGGAGATGGCCCGGCAGGGCGCGCCGGAAGGGCTGCTGGTGCTCGCCGAGCAGCAGACGGCCGGCAAGGGGCGGCTGGGCCGCTCCTGGACCACGCCGCCGGGGGCCGCCATCGCCATGTCGCTGGTGCTCCGCCCCGACCTGCCGCCGCACGCGGCGCCGCGCATCACCCTCGCGGCCGCGGTGGCGGTCACCGAGGCGGTGCGGGAGGCGGCGGGCGTGGCGGCGGGCATCAAGTGGCCCAACGACGTCCAGGTGAACGGGCGCAAGCTCTGCGGCATCCTCACCGAGATGGAGGCGGAGATGGACCGGGTCGCCTTCGTGGTCCTGGGCATCGGGCTGAACGTGACCCTGCGGCGGGAGCAGATGGACCCGTCCTTCCGGGAGACGGCCACGTCCCTGGCCCTGGAGGGCGCTCCGCCCGTCCGGCGGGCCGCCCTGGTGCAGGCGATCCTCGCCCGGTTTGAGGCGGTTTACGACGAGCTGCTCGGGGACCGGTTCGACCGGGTGCTCGACCGGTGGCGGGCGCTTTCCGTAACGTTGGGACAGGCTGTGCGCGCGCTGGGGCTGGACGGACAGCCGGTCCTGGAGGGTGTGGCCGAGGAGGTGGACCAGGAGGGGGCCCTGCTGGTGCGGGACGGCGCCGGGCAGGTTCACCGGGTGGTCTCCGGGGAGGTCTCGCTGCGGCCTGCCCATGCGCAGGACCGGTAG
- a CDS encoding Hsp20/alpha crystallin family protein, whose translation MAKVNQGPSAERSGPPVDLVRRGDRLILLASLPGVRPSDLRVSIVGDRQVVLEGEVAYRHPLPRENLALNECTYGPFSRTVHLPLPVDAAGVAVNLQDGVLTVDMRVRAEAVHLHWQPKEAGSGERPG comes from the coding sequence ATGGCGAAGGTCAACCAGGGGCCGTCCGCTGAGCGTTCAGGCCCGCCGGTCGATCTCGTCCGCCGGGGCGACCGCCTGATCCTCCTGGCCTCGTTGCCGGGGGTGAGACCCTCCGACCTGCGGGTCTCGATCGTGGGTGACCGCCAGGTGGTACTGGAGGGGGAGGTGGCTTACCGCCACCCGCTCCCGCGGGAAAACCTGGCGCTCAACGAGTGCACATACGGACCGTTTTCCCGGACCGTGCACCTGCCCCTGCCCGTGGACGCCGCCGGGGTGGCCGTCAACCTGCAGGACGGGGTGCTGACCGTCGACATGCGGGTGCGGGCGGAGGCCGTGCACCTGCACTGGCAGCCGAAGGAGGCGGGTTCCGGTGAACGACCCGGGTAA